A DNA window from Amycolatopsis sp. DSM 110486 contains the following coding sequences:
- a CDS encoding SigE family RNA polymerase sigma factor — protein sequence MGHRDWEADYTAFVHSRASALRTTAYVLSGEWHRADDLVQTTLVKLYVIWPRLVRQGGLDAYARTVLVRTFVRENRRKWRQLELTSAAPPDTTALPETDHAGRLAVRTALAQVPPRQRAVLVLRFWNDLSVGETATALGCSEGTVKSQSARGLAALKRALDPLGFRDPFPEESER from the coding sequence GTGGGTCACCGGGACTGGGAGGCGGATTACACCGCCTTCGTGCACAGTCGTGCCTCGGCGCTGCGGACCACCGCGTACGTACTCAGCGGCGAATGGCACCGCGCCGACGACTTGGTGCAGACCACTCTCGTCAAGCTCTACGTGATCTGGCCCCGGCTGGTGCGCCAGGGCGGCCTGGACGCCTACGCGCGCACCGTGCTCGTGCGCACGTTCGTGCGGGAGAACCGGCGCAAGTGGCGGCAGCTGGAACTGACCTCCGCCGCCCCGCCCGACACCACCGCCCTGCCCGAAACCGACCACGCCGGCCGACTCGCCGTGCGCACGGCGCTGGCGCAGGTGCCGCCGCGGCAACGGGCCGTGCTCGTGCTGCGCTTCTGGAACGACCTCAGCGTCGGCGAGACGGCCACCGCCCTCGGGTGCAGCGAGGGCACCGTGAAAAGCCAGTCCGCCCGCGGCCTCGCCGCGCTCAAACGCGCGCTCGACCCTCTGGGCTTCCGCGACCCGTTCCCCGAGGAGAGCGAGCGATGA
- a CDS encoding lectin: MSGTATRPRSARARWRITAAAVVATASAGAYLAAPAPVAHAATTASVWLTTTDRTNLLKQQGNVSFGSGGSGPVITVNPTTTYQSMVGFGASFTDSAAWNITNSPRRDEIMNSLFTTSGGIGLSFLRQPIGASDFSRSFYTYDDGAADPSLSRFSVAHDNSSILPLVKQAKSLNPKLSVMATPWSGPAWMKDNNSLIGGSLRSDQNGVFADYLVKFAQAYGAAGVPIDYLSVQNEPRFSAPGYPSMYMEPAQQANIINTLAPKLRAAGLPAKILGYDHNWDVTDFAEQVNNQAGDNVAGSAWHCYGGDPSAQSKVYGDQHKDIFFTECSGHDSDNVANSFADTLRWQGMNLTIGATRNYARTVALWNMALDNNHGPVIGSCGNCNGVVTVGGGNVTYNAEYYVLGHLSKFVQPGAVRIDSTGYGEGGVENVAFRNPDGTIVLVALNTGGTQNFQVSFGGQSFGYQLPGGSMATFTWPGSGGGTTTPPPAGRTGPISGLGGKCLDVTGGSTANGNQPQLWDCTSGPNQHWTLSSDGTVRGLGKCLDVTGNGTADGAAVQLWDCFGAANQKWSTGANGSLVNAGSGKCLDVKDGSTANGTKLQIWTCSGGPNQRWSVPA; encoded by the coding sequence ATGTCAGGCACAGCAACCCGGCCGAGATCGGCTCGCGCGCGCTGGCGGATCACGGCCGCGGCCGTCGTCGCCACCGCGAGCGCCGGAGCCTACCTCGCCGCGCCCGCGCCGGTCGCGCACGCGGCCACCACCGCGAGCGTGTGGCTCACCACCACCGACCGCACGAACCTGTTGAAGCAGCAGGGAAACGTGTCGTTCGGCTCCGGCGGCAGCGGACCGGTGATCACGGTGAACCCCACCACCACCTACCAGTCGATGGTGGGCTTCGGCGCGTCGTTCACCGACTCGGCTGCGTGGAACATCACCAACTCGCCGCGGCGTGACGAGATCATGAACTCACTGTTCACCACGTCCGGCGGAATCGGGTTGAGTTTCCTGCGCCAGCCCATCGGCGCGTCGGACTTTTCGCGCAGCTTCTACACCTACGACGACGGCGCGGCGGACCCGAGTCTCTCGCGGTTTTCCGTGGCGCACGACAACTCCTCCATCCTGCCGCTGGTCAAGCAGGCCAAGAGCCTGAACCCGAAGCTGTCGGTCATGGCCACCCCGTGGAGCGGGCCGGCGTGGATGAAGGACAACAACAGCCTCATCGGCGGCTCGCTGCGCAGCGACCAGAACGGGGTTTTCGCCGACTACCTGGTGAAGTTCGCGCAGGCCTACGGGGCGGCGGGGGTGCCGATCGACTACCTGAGCGTGCAGAACGAGCCGCGGTTCTCCGCACCCGGCTACCCCAGCATGTACATGGAGCCCGCCCAGCAGGCGAACATCATCAACACCCTCGCGCCGAAGCTGCGCGCGGCGGGCCTGCCGGCGAAGATCCTGGGCTACGACCACAACTGGGACGTCACGGACTTCGCCGAGCAGGTGAACAACCAGGCCGGCGACAACGTGGCCGGCTCGGCGTGGCACTGCTACGGCGGTGACCCGTCGGCCCAGTCCAAGGTGTACGGCGACCAGCACAAGGACATCTTCTTCACCGAATGCTCCGGCCACGACTCCGACAACGTCGCGAACAGCTTCGCCGACACGTTGCGGTGGCAGGGCATGAACCTCACGATCGGCGCCACGCGCAACTACGCGCGCACCGTCGCGCTGTGGAACATGGCGCTGGACAACAACCACGGCCCGGTGATCGGCAGCTGCGGCAACTGCAACGGTGTCGTGACCGTCGGCGGTGGCAACGTGACCTACAACGCCGAGTACTACGTGCTCGGCCACCTGAGCAAGTTCGTGCAGCCCGGCGCCGTGCGGATCGACTCGACGGGTTACGGCGAGGGCGGTGTCGAGAACGTCGCGTTCCGCAACCCGGACGGCACGATCGTGCTCGTCGCGCTCAACACCGGTGGCACGCAGAACTTCCAGGTCTCCTTCGGCGGCCAGTCGTTCGGCTACCAGCTGCCCGGTGGCTCGATGGCCACGTTCACCTGGCCCGGCAGCGGCGGCGGCACCACCACTCCCCCGCCTGCCGGCCGCACCGGCCCGATCTCCGGCCTCGGCGGCAAGTGCCTCGACGTCACCGGCGGCTCGACCGCCAACGGCAACCAGCCGCAGCTGTGGGACTGCACGTCGGGCCCGAACCAGCACTGGACGCTCTCGAGTGACGGCACCGTCCGCGGCCTGGGCAAGTGCCTCGACGTCACCGGCAACGGCACCGCCGACGGCGCCGCGGTCCAGCTCTGGGACTGCTTCGGCGCCGCCAACCAGAAGTGGTCGACCGGCGCGAACGGCTCGCTGGTCAACGCGGGCAGCGGCAAGTGCCTGGACGTGAAGGACGGCTCGACGGCCAACGGCACCAAGCTGCAGATCTGGACCTGCTCCGGCGGCCCCAACCAGCGCTGGTCGGTCCCGGCGTAA
- a CDS encoding alpha/beta fold hydrolase, translating into MEENTAADAPIVLVNGFYHGSWAWTEVIAELAARGRAAVALDLAAHGLHAVAPGSATRRPFDADAFATEPSPVAGIGLDAAADLLIGRIEAIGGGRLPVVAHSMGGAVLTRAAEREPRLFAHLYYLAAYMPASDTPCLVYPSLPEGRSNRFMPLLVGDPESTGALRIDPGNPDPEVQKAIREAFYGDVEERKAAAAIALLSCDAPVAMVVESTTLTGSGWGSVPRTYILCTQDRTIPVELQTLFVSQADAAFPGNPTRVFGLTTAHSAFLSAPDQVADVITDSPGAFRGIP; encoded by the coding sequence GTGGAGGAAAACACGGCGGCGGACGCCCCGATCGTTCTGGTGAACGGCTTCTACCACGGCTCGTGGGCCTGGACGGAAGTGATCGCCGAGCTCGCCGCGCGGGGACGCGCGGCCGTGGCGCTGGACCTGGCCGCGCACGGACTGCACGCCGTGGCACCGGGCTCGGCCACGCGCCGGCCCTTCGATGCCGACGCATTCGCCACCGAACCGTCGCCGGTCGCCGGGATCGGCCTCGACGCCGCGGCCGACCTGCTGATCGGCCGGATCGAGGCGATCGGTGGCGGGCGGCTTCCCGTGGTCGCCCACAGCATGGGCGGCGCGGTGCTGACCAGGGCGGCGGAGCGCGAACCCCGGCTCTTCGCGCACCTGTACTACCTCGCGGCGTACATGCCGGCCTCGGACACGCCGTGCCTGGTGTACCCGTCGCTGCCGGAAGGGCGGAGCAACCGGTTCATGCCGCTGCTGGTCGGCGATCCCGAGAGCACGGGCGCGTTGCGGATCGACCCCGGCAATCCGGACCCCGAGGTCCAAAAGGCCATCCGCGAGGCGTTCTACGGTGACGTCGAGGAACGGAAAGCGGCGGCCGCGATCGCGCTGCTCAGCTGCGACGCGCCCGTGGCGATGGTGGTGGAAAGCACCACTCTCACCGGGTCGGGCTGGGGTTCGGTTCCCCGCACGTACATCCTGTGCACGCAGGACCGCACCATTCCCGTCGAGCTGCAGACGCTGTTCGTCAGCCAGGCCGACGCGGCGTTCCCCGGCAATCCCACCAGGGTTTTCGGGCTCACCACGGCGCATTCGGCGTTCCTGTCCGCTCCCGACCAGGTCGCGGACGTCATCACCGATTCTCCGGGCGCTTTCCGCGGAATTCCGTGA